In Nocardia yunnanensis, one DNA window encodes the following:
- a CDS encoding AAA family ATPase: MSRIDAPPALVDRIDEMSLLVGCVDRAVRAGEGAVVVLRGEAGVGKSTLLTTFIERAVEQHAGTGLLAGYGQAMLNSLASDSFQPVRECLRSLTASAQRSGSRSALERMVLSFRTNAPDWIESVPVVGQLLAAGVRTGQTFMESGRDALEMDSRMDQLVPCQATFVR, translated from the coding sequence TTGTCGCGGATCGATGCACCACCGGCTTTGGTCGACCGTATTGATGAGATGTCCTTGTTGGTGGGTTGCGTCGATCGTGCCGTGCGGGCGGGCGAGGGCGCGGTAGTGGTGCTGCGGGGCGAGGCCGGCGTCGGTAAGAGCACGCTGCTGACGACCTTCATCGAGCGCGCTGTCGAACAGCACGCGGGGACGGGGCTGTTGGCCGGATACGGGCAGGCGATGTTGAACTCGCTGGCCTCGGACTCGTTTCAACCCGTGCGGGAGTGTCTACGGTCGTTAACGGCCTCTGCGCAGCGATCGGGCTCGCGATCGGCTTTGGAGCGGATGGTGCTGTCATTCCGCACGAACGCCCCCGACTGGATCGAGTCGGTGCCGGTGGTCGGCCAGTTGCTCGCGGCCGGGGTACGCACGGGGCAGACATTCATGGAGTCCGGCCGGGACGCACTGGAAATGGACAGCCGGATGGATCAACTAGTGCCGTGTCAGGCAACGTTCGTTAGGTAA
- a CDS encoding effector-associated constant component EACC1 has protein sequence MGDIYSVLTATVGAAGIAPALIKSLTTWLTMFRSDINLTIERNGTKLDIDAKRVKSAEVLRELRELLEEPDSRQ, from the coding sequence ATGGGCGACATCTATTCGGTGCTCACCGCGACGGTAGGTGCGGCGGGTATCGCGCCAGCCCTGATCAAGTCGTTGACGACCTGGCTGACAATGTTCCGGTCCGATATCAACCTCACGATCGAACGAAACGGCACGAAGCTCGACATCGACGCGAAGCGAGTGAAGTCGGCCGAGGTGCTGCGCGAACTGCGCGAACTGCTGGAGGAGCCGGACTCGCGGCAATGA
- a CDS encoding DUF4265 domain-containing protein, whose product MSGELVKVVFRLPQDEDGWPPAGTESMWANRRDGDCVELNNIPFFARGFSSGDVVRVAADDEGVLWVEEAVKWSGNCTIRIVPIGGGGEVAARQAVLDAFAPLGVEGEGLARFNLVALHVPAGADLHAVKRLVILGEEDGRWHYEEGCITDEWRAATGR is encoded by the coding sequence GTGTCGGGTGAGTTGGTGAAGGTGGTTTTCCGGCTGCCGCAGGATGAGGACGGATGGCCTCCTGCCGGGACCGAGAGCATGTGGGCGAACCGGCGCGACGGTGATTGCGTTGAGCTGAACAACATCCCGTTCTTCGCTCGCGGGTTCTCCTCGGGGGATGTTGTGCGGGTCGCCGCTGACGACGAGGGTGTGTTGTGGGTCGAGGAGGCCGTGAAATGGTCCGGCAACTGCACGATTCGCATCGTTCCGATCGGTGGCGGTGGTGAGGTTGCGGCGAGACAGGCGGTGTTGGATGCGTTCGCGCCGTTGGGGGTTGAAGGCGAGGGTCTGGCCCGGTTCAATCTGGTCGCCCTGCATGTGCCGGCCGGCGCCGACCTTCACGCGGTGAAACGGCTGGTGATTCTGGGCGAAGAGGACGGTCGGTGGCATTACGAGGAAGGTTGCATCACCGACGAGTGGCGTGCAGCGACTGGGCGATAG
- a CDS encoding transposase, whose product MRTRHYSSDTTDAQWAVLAPLLPWPVWLDGVGGRPEEYCRRAVIDAIFYLADNGAKWRNLPCDFLAHHLRPVLALVVRW is encoded by the coding sequence GTGCGGACCCGTCACTACAGTTCCGACACCACCGACGCCCAATGGGCGGTGCTCGCACCGCTGCTGCCGTGGCCGGTCTGGCTCGACGGCGTCGGCGGCCGCCCCGAGGAATACTGTCGCCGCGCCGTGATCGACGCCATCTTCTATCTGGCCGACAACGGCGCCAAGTGGCGCAACCTCCCGTGCGATTTCCTGGCGCACCATTTACGGCCTGTTCTCGCGCTGGTGGTCCGGTGGTGA
- a CDS encoding transposase, translating to MVAVHNDLRDRLRVAAGRDFDPTAAIIDSQTVRAAETVSTATRGWDAAKKMNGRKRHIIVDTLGLLLVVHVTAANVQDRDGARAALTRLRELFTAIMLVWADGAYSGHLVAWAHQKLALTLEIVRRTEPLTSFVVLPRRWLVERSLAWICLRRRCIRDYERLPEHHEAWVTWSMVMLMSRRLARTQPRK from the coding sequence ATCGTCGCCGTCCACAACGATCTGCGCGACAGACTGCGCGTCGCGGCTGGCCGTGACTTCGATCCGACCGCGGCGATCATCGATTCCCAAACCGTGCGCGCCGCCGAAACCGTCTCCACCGCCACCCGCGGCTGGGACGCGGCGAAGAAGATGAACGGGCGCAAACGGCACATCATCGTCGACACGCTCGGGCTGCTGTTGGTCGTGCACGTCACCGCCGCCAATGTCCAGGACCGCGATGGTGCCCGCGCCGCCCTGACCCGGCTGCGCGAGTTGTTCACCGCGATCATGCTGGTCTGGGCCGACGGCGCCTACAGCGGCCACCTCGTCGCTTGGGCACACCAGAAACTGGCGCTCACTCTCGAGATCGTCCGCCGCACCGAACCGCTGACCAGCTTCGTCGTGCTACCGCGCCGCTGGCTCGTGGAACGCTCACTGGCATGGATCTGCCTGCGCCGCAGATGTATTCGCGACTACGAACGACTTCCCGAACATCACGAAGCCTGGGTGACCTGGTCGATGGTGATGCTCATGTCGCGCCGCCTCGCCCGCACCCAACCACGGAAATGA
- a CDS encoding IS5 family transposase produces MLFYSANTITGTQLSEKPCPCVACRFGHGTRHPARVRHYSSDTTDAQWQVLTALLPWPGWLDGLGGRPEEYCRRSVIDAIFYLADNGAKWRNLPADFPPWRTIYGLFSRWWIGGEVVAVHNDLRDALRVAAGRDFDPTAAIIDSQTLRAAETVSAATRGWDAAKKMNGRKRHIVVDSLGLLLVCYVTAASVQDRDGAATALTRLRELFHAIVLVWADGAYSGSLACWAREKLHLTLEIVRRPDAQTGFVVLPKRWLVERSLAWICLRRRCIRDYERLPEHHEAWVIWSMVMLMSRRLARTQPRK; encoded by the coding sequence ATGTTGTTCTACTCTGCAAACACCATCACTGGCACGCAGCTCAGCGAAAAGCCTTGCCCCTGTGTGGCATGCAGGTTCGGGCACGGCACCCGCCATCCGGCCCGCGTTCGCCACTACAGCTCCGACACCACCGACGCTCAATGGCAGGTTCTCACCGCGCTCTTGCCGTGGCCTGGCTGGCTCGACGGCCTCGGCGGGCGCCCCGAAGAATACTGTCGTCGCAGCGTGATCGATGCGATCTTCTATCTCGCTGATAACGGTGCCAAGTGGCGTAATCTGCCTGCGGATTTTCCGCCCTGGCGCACAATCTACGGCCTGTTCTCGCGGTGGTGGATCGGCGGTGAGGTCGTCGCGGTCCACAACGACCTGCGCGACGCACTACGCGTCGCCGCCGGCCGCGACTTCGATCCGACCGCGGCGATCATCGACTCCCAGACCTTGCGGGCCGCCGAAACCGTCAGCGCCGCAACCAGAGGCTGGGACGCGGCCAAGAAGATGAACGGACGCAAGCGCCACATTGTCGTCGACAGCCTGGGTCTGCTGCTGGTCTGCTACGTCACCGCCGCCAGCGTCCAGGACCGCGACGGCGCCGCCACCGCCCTGACCCGCCTGCGCGAGTTGTTCCACGCGATCGTCTTGGTCTGGGCCGACGGCGCCTACAGCGGAAGCCTGGCCTGCTGGGCACGCGAGAAGCTCCACCTCACACTGGAAATCGTCCGCCGCCCGGACGCTCAGACCGGCTTCGTCGTGCTTCCGAAGCGCTGGCTGGTGGAGCGCTCGCTGGCCTGGATCTGCTTGCGCCGCAGATGCATTCGCGACTACGAACGGCTCCCCGAACACCATGAAGCCTGGGTCATTTGGTCGATGGTCATGCTGATGTCTCGCCGCCTCGCCCGCACCCAACCGCGGAAATGA
- a CDS encoding IS5 family transposase produces the protein MACRFGHGTSRPARVRHYTSDTSDAQWAVLAALMPWPVWLDGAGGRPEEYCRRQIVDAIFYLADNGCKWRNLPADFPPWHTVYDAFTRWWAGGDVTAIHADLREACRNAAGRDFDPSAAVIDSQSIRAAETVGAATRGFDAGKKVAGRKRHVIVDCLGLLLVVLVTGANTQDRDGARPALARLRDLFDTVSLVWADGAYAGVLVDWAKSVLALTIQIVRRSDHVSGFVVIPRRWVVERTLAWICLRRRCVRDYERLPEHHEAMVTWAMILLMSRRLARQRK, from the coding sequence GTGGCCTGTCGGTTCGGGCACGGCACCAGCCGTCCGGCCCGCGTCCGCCACTACACCTCCGACACTTCCGACGCCCAATGGGCGGTCCTGGCCGCGTTGATGCCGTGGCCGGTCTGGCTCGACGGCGCCGGCGGCCGGCCGGAAGAATACTGCCGCCGCCAGATCGTCGACGCGATCTTCTATCTCGCCGACAACGGCTGCAAATGGCGCAACCTACCAGCGGATTTTCCACCCTGGCACACCGTCTACGACGCGTTCACCCGCTGGTGGGCTGGCGGGGACGTCACCGCGATCCACGCTGATCTGCGCGAGGCCTGCCGCAATGCTGCCGGACGTGATTTCGATCCGAGTGCGGCGGTCATCGACTCGCAATCGATCCGCGCCGCCGAAACCGTCGGTGCTGCTACCCGAGGTTTCGACGCCGGGAAGAAGGTCGCCGGGCGCAAGCGGCACGTGATCGTCGACTGCCTGGGGTTGCTGCTGGTCGTGCTGGTCACCGGCGCGAACACACAGGACCGCGACGGCGCCCGGCCCGCGCTGGCGCGGCTGCGGGACCTTTTCGATACCGTCAGCCTCGTCTGGGCCGACGGCGCTTACGCGGGCGTGCTGGTCGATTGGGCGAAATCCGTTCTGGCCCTGACCATTCAGATCGTCAGACGCAGCGACCATGTCTCCGGGTTCGTCGTGATTCCCCGACGCTGGGTCGTGGAGAGAACCCTGGCCTGGATCTGCCTGCGCCGCAGATGCGTCCGTGATTACGAACGGCTACCCGAACACCACGAAGCCATGGTCACCTGGGCCATGATCCTGCTCATGTCACGCCGCCTGGCCAGACAACGGAAATGA
- a CDS encoding YciI family protein — protein sequence MILSYASQRDYDGMAGGTEETPGWAAEDLAAMTGFMEAFNKELADAGQLVETRALAAPVHTRRVGADNGTPFVTDGPYAETQEVLAGYWIIECESFDHATEIAGRLQKCPAPAAAAANAYADIRPIMEGVEELGY from the coding sequence ATGATTTTGAGTTATGCGTCGCAGCGGGATTACGACGGAATGGCTGGTGGGACGGAGGAGACGCCGGGGTGGGCGGCCGAAGATCTGGCAGCCATGACGGGGTTCATGGAAGCGTTCAACAAGGAGCTGGCTGACGCCGGGCAACTGGTGGAGACGCGCGCGCTCGCCGCGCCGGTGCACACGCGGCGGGTGGGCGCGGACAACGGGACCCCGTTCGTCACCGACGGGCCCTACGCCGAGACCCAGGAGGTGCTCGCCGGGTACTGGATCATCGAATGCGAAAGCTTCGATCACGCAACCGAGATCGCGGGGCGGTTGCAGAAGTGCCCGGCGCCGGCAGCGGCCGCGGCCAACGCCTATGCCGATATCCGGCCGATCATGGAAGGCGTGGAGGAACTGGGTTACTGA